A DNA window from Methanobrevibacter sp. contains the following coding sequences:
- the rnhB gene encoding ribonuclease HII, producing the protein MDTLGLDEAGRGPVLGPMVMAGVVIPENKEKIIERMGVKDSKRLTPNRRAVLYRKLTKMFDYETVVITAQDIDNLRAKGINLNQIEKLAMKKIINNLRADRIIIDALDVKEGRLQEEMAEYVGHSCEVIAEHKADDKYLAVGAASIIAKTERDRIISEINKEYIRATKDRDGIGSGYPSDPKTKNFLKKYRYDEMPDFVRRSWGTVQKIKEAEEAEKFE; encoded by the coding sequence ATGGATACACTAGGATTAGATGAAGCTGGAAGAGGTCCTGTTCTAGGCCCGATGGTAATGGCTGGAGTTGTCATACCTGAAAATAAAGAAAAGATCATTGAACGAATGGGAGTGAAGGACTCTAAAAGATTGACTCCAAACAGAAGAGCTGTCCTATATCGCAAATTAACCAAGATGTTCGATTACGAAACTGTGGTTATCACCGCACAGGACATTGACAACTTAAGGGCAAAAGGAATCAATCTTAACCAGATTGAAAAACTGGCAATGAAGAAAATCATAAACAATCTTCGAGCGGATAGAATCATTATAGATGCCTTGGACGTTAAGGAAGGAAGACTTCAAGAGGAAATGGCAGAATATGTAGGCCATAGTTGTGAAGTAATTGCAGAACATAAGGCAGACGACAAATATTTGGCTGTTGGAGCCGCTTCAATCATTGCCAAAACAGAAAGGGATAGGATTATCAGTGAAATCAATAAGGAGTATATCAGAGCCACAAAGGATAGGGATGGAATTGGCTCAGGTTACCCAAGTGATCCGAAAACCAAGAACTTCCTGAAGAAATACAGATATGATGAAATGCCTGACTTTGTCAGAAGAAGCTGGGGAACAGTCCAGAAAATAAAAGAGGCCGAAGAGGCTGAAAAGTTTGAATAA
- a CDS encoding rod shape-determining protein has translation MSIFGNEDAIEIEPTRVVKNSLGIDLGTLNTVIAKPSGDKFDLYQIPSVVAVKKDDPSAVLAVGEEAKKMLGRTPEDIVAVRPLKKGVIENVAQAQALLIRAMEIGINEGETVGRIVIGIPGDASEVEKNAAEEIGRKAGAEYVLVVSEGLAAAIGAGLPIAEPNGTMVIDIGAGSTDLVVISLGGINDIETVRVGGDDIDNRIVELVAEKYNVAISIHDAEAAKIEVGMVHCSQEFENLSYEVIGKSLETNRPKQVVIDSMLVADAVEPIIQAVVGGLNLILERLPAELMMGVYKNTVAVGGSSRLRGLKERIFDESDIPIQISDDPMTVVAKGTAIVAAEPLALEPEVRLKAMK, from the coding sequence TTGAGTATTTTCGGAAATGAAGACGCTATTGAAATTGAACCAACTAGAGTCGTGAAAAACAGTTTAGGTATTGACTTAGGTACCTTAAACACCGTAATCGCAAAACCATCAGGAGACAAATTTGACTTATACCAAATTCCTTCTGTAGTTGCTGTTAAAAAGGATGACCCTTCTGCAGTCCTTGCTGTTGGAGAAGAAGCCAAAAAGATGTTAGGCAGAACTCCAGAAGACATCGTTGCAGTAAGACCACTTAAGAAGGGAGTAATCGAAAACGTTGCACAAGCACAAGCATTACTCATCAGAGCAATGGAAATTGGTATTAACGAAGGAGAAACCGTAGGAAGAATTGTCATTGGAATTCCTGGAGACGCTTCTGAAGTGGAGAAAAACGCTGCTGAAGAAATAGGTAGAAAAGCCGGTGCTGAATACGTATTGGTAGTCAGCGAAGGATTGGCTGCTGCTATCGGTGCAGGATTGCCTATTGCAGAACCTAATGGAACCATGGTAATTGACATCGGTGCAGGATCCACTGATTTAGTGGTCATTTCACTTGGTGGTATCAACGATATCGAAACCGTAAGAGTCGGTGGAGACGACATCGACAATAGAATCGTTGAATTGGTTGCAGAAAAATACAATGTCGCAATCAGCATTCACGATGCAGAAGCTGCAAAGATTGAAGTCGGTATGGTACATTGCAGTCAAGAATTTGAAAACTTAAGCTATGAAGTTATTGGTAAATCATTGGAAACCAACAGGCCTAAACAAGTTGTAATTGATTCAATGTTAGTTGCAGATGCAGTAGAGCCAATCATCCAAGCAGTTGTTGGCGGATTAAACCTCATCTTGGAAAGATTGCCAGCAGAATTGATGATGGGAGTCTACAAAAATACTGTAGCAGTGGGAGGAAGTTCCAGATTAAGAGGCCTTAAAGAAAGAATCTTCGACGAATCAGATATTCCTATCCAAATTTCTGATGACCCTATGACTGTAGTCGCAAAAGGAACTGCAATCGTAGCTGCTGAACCATTAGCTTTAGAACCGGAAGTACGTTTAAAAGCTATGAAATAA
- a CDS encoding archaetidylserine synthase, producing MRIKSVGMGYFLAIPDVISILNLVFGFLAILMVMANHLTYASLCILVAVVFDSVDGWVSRKLNRDDQFGFGKNIDSLADIVSFGVAPSVLLYYMGLGISEWAAYLMGIVAVLTLVCGMLRLTRYNVISDKINYHGFVGFPIPGTAIIIATYYLSGLFNVGVAAILMLFAAYLMISTIRYPKVDNYYVIGFGALMILLLLLPINTSIGAVSLPALALFVLSLVYMFMTFLEFFIDTEEALTAENVNKNIVQVREITANKFSGSLSSAREAAKSMRENINRVSSGEIIGEKSASEKEEKKEEEEKLLEISTGEVESE from the coding sequence ATGAGAATAAAAAGTGTAGGAATGGGATATTTTTTAGCTATTCCTGATGTCATTTCAATATTGAATTTGGTATTTGGATTTTTAGCTATTTTAATGGTTATGGCTAATCATTTGACATATGCATCATTGTGCATACTTGTTGCAGTTGTTTTTGACTCTGTAGACGGATGGGTTTCAAGAAAACTTAATCGTGATGATCAATTTGGTTTTGGTAAAAACATTGATTCCTTAGCAGATATTGTATCTTTCGGTGTGGCTCCTTCAGTCCTTTTATATTATATGGGATTAGGAATATCTGAATGGGCGGCTTACTTGATGGGTATTGTAGCTGTCTTAACACTTGTTTGCGGTATGTTAAGGCTTACCCGTTACAATGTGATTTCAGATAAGATCAATTACCATGGATTTGTCGGTTTCCCAATACCAGGTACAGCAATTATCATAGCAACTTATTACCTAAGCGGTTTGTTCAATGTTGGTGTTGCTGCCATATTAATGTTATTTGCAGCTTACTTGATGATCAGTACAATCAGATACCCTAAAGTTGACAATTATTATGTAATTGGATTTGGAGCATTAATGATACTCTTATTGCTTTTACCTATCAACACATCCATTGGTGCTGTAAGTCTTCCAGCTTTGGCATTGTTTGTATTGTCATTAGTCTATATGTTCATGACATTTTTGGAATTCTTCATCGATACTGAGGAAGCTTTAACTGCAGAAAATGTAAATAAGAATATAGTTCAAGTTAGAGAAATCACTGCCAACAAATTCAGTGGTTCCTTAAGTTCTGCAAGGGAAGCTGCAAAATCAATGAGAGAAAACATTAACAGAGTGTCTTCTGGTGAAATCATTGGTGAAAAGTCAGCATCAGAAAAGGAAGAAAAGAAAGAGGAAGAAGAAAAATTATTGGAAATTAGCACAGGTGAAGTGGAAAGCGAATAG
- a CDS encoding class E sortase — protein sequence MDIKNYIRPTTIILIIAFLIIGLYALTEVNYYSYKNVAESKDINASVLIIPSIGVFEKINNVSISQGVYIDESSNIPTKGDTVLYGHRTLQGSPFLRLDALKKGDVVTLEWPGIGEVNYTVRESKIILPYKDLELNESHQTGDIHNQDLILVTCHPIGSTAQRLLVIADLNSTSSINETALEQNPQAHWAWLITAGFLILGLIISYFTKGEERKVILAVVIAITLVLIYFCIFPVSSQIWADKVGWLNSLMGVS from the coding sequence ATGGATATAAAGAATTATATAAGGCCCACAACAATTATTTTAATAATTGCCTTTTTGATTATAGGGTTATATGCCTTGACTGAAGTCAATTATTATTCATATAAGAATGTGGCCGAATCTAAGGATATCAATGCATCTGTTCTGATTATTCCATCCATTGGAGTTTTTGAAAAGATCAACAATGTTTCAATATCCCAAGGGGTTTACATAGATGAGAGTTCCAATATTCCAACTAAAGGGGATACTGTTTTATATGGACATAGAACCTTGCAGGGATCTCCATTCTTAAGGCTGGATGCCCTTAAGAAAGGGGATGTTGTGACTTTGGAATGGCCAGGCATAGGTGAAGTGAATTATACAGTTAGGGAATCCAAGATTATCTTGCCTTACAAGGACTTGGAATTAAATGAAAGTCATCAAACTGGAGACATACATAATCAGGATTTGATTTTGGTTACCTGTCACCCAATAGGCTCAACTGCCCAAAGATTATTAGTGATTGCAGATTTGAATTCAACAAGTTCCATTAATGAGACCGCTTTGGAACAGAATCCTCAAGCTCATTGGGCTTGGCTGATCACTGCAGGATTTTTGATTTTAGGATTGATAATAAGCTATTTCACCAAAGGTGAAGAGAGAAAAGTTATTTTGGCGGTTGTAATAGCCATTACACTTGTTCTCATTTATTTCTGCATTTTCCCGGTATCTTCACAGATATGGGCGGATAAGGTAGGATGGCTGAATAGTCTGATGGGAGTAAGCTAA
- a CDS encoding dihydroneopterin aldolase family protein produces the protein MDAKEEYFSNISNRERAIFEGAISMGALFHQFVGTPFNKTNIASLEKAMEESFALQPCIDKVEVSIDLDRLDKAMTEFEYTSLSGDMLDVKIYSKVDDVLAIIRIKFIEELNYPLMFVEEIIE, from the coding sequence ATGGACGCTAAAGAAGAATATTTTTCCAATATTTCAAATAGGGAAAGGGCAATATTCGAAGGAGCCATCAGTATGGGGGCATTGTTCCATCAATTTGTAGGAACTCCTTTCAATAAGACAAATATTGCAAGTTTGGAAAAGGCTATGGAGGAATCCTTTGCTTTGCAGCCATGCATTGATAAGGTGGAAGTTTCCATTGATTTGGATAGATTGGATAAGGCAATGACGGAATTTGAATACACTTCCCTCAGTGGAGACATGCTTGACGTCAAGATCTATTCCAAAGTGGATGATGTTTTAGCCATTATTAGAATCAAGTTCATTGAGGAACTCAATTATCCTTTGATGTTTGTTGAGGAGATAATCGAGTAA
- a CDS encoding ferredoxin family protein — translation MIIIDSKLCKGCDICIATCPKKVYSKSDKVNTKNVYLPFPENEEACTRCGLCELSCPDQAIYVEKEVE, via the coding sequence ATGATTATTATAGATTCTAAGCTTTGTAAGGGATGCGATATTTGCATAGCTACCTGTCCTAAAAAAGTTTATTCAAAATCTGATAAGGTAAACACAAAGAATGTCTATCTTCCTTTCCCGGAAAATGAAGAGGCATGCACTAGATGTGGCTTATGTGAATTGTCATGTCCTGATCAAGCTATATATGTTGAAAAAGAGGTGGAATAA
- a CDS encoding 2-oxoacid:acceptor oxidoreductase subunit alpha, with product MAEERFVQGNEACALGAIAANCRFFAGYPITPSTEIAEQMSILLPKHGGSFVQMEDEIASAGAIIGASWSGMKAMTATSGPGISLMQENIGYGFITETPIVIINVQRGSPSTGQPTMSAQADMMQARWGSHGDYEPIALAPSSVQEFFDFTVKAFNLAEEYRVPVTVLADEVVGHMREKLVIPDKVDIVARKRPEKVDGQYLPFDAPEDGTTPMPAFGDGFNIHVTGLTHDERGYPDTNDPDTHHKLVERLCNKVLMHRDEICSVKKELCDDADIVVVSCGSPYRSVGAAMKKAREEGIKVGSLKIDTPWPFPEEEIYEIAKTAKDIIVPEMNLGQMVHEVERASKGEANVHLIGKIGGTLHKPDEIYDKIKEINE from the coding sequence ATGGCAGAAGAGCGTTTTGTTCAAGGAAATGAAGCTTGTGCATTAGGTGCAATAGCTGCAAACTGCAGATTCTTCGCAGGCTATCCAATTACTCCATCTACTGAAATTGCAGAACAGATGTCCATATTGCTTCCAAAGCATGGAGGCTCATTTGTTCAAATGGAAGATGAAATCGCATCTGCAGGAGCTATCATCGGAGCTTCCTGGAGTGGTATGAAAGCAATGACCGCCACTTCAGGTCCGGGTATTTCCCTAATGCAGGAAAATATCGGTTATGGATTCATTACAGAAACTCCTATTGTAATTATCAATGTTCAAAGAGGTTCCCCTTCAACCGGTCAGCCTACCATGTCTGCACAGGCAGATATGATGCAGGCTCGCTGGGGTTCCCATGGGGATTATGAGCCTATCGCTTTAGCCCCTTCATCCGTTCAGGAATTCTTTGATTTCACTGTCAAGGCATTCAATTTGGCTGAAGAGTACAGAGTGCCTGTAACTGTTCTTGCCGATGAGGTTGTCGGGCATATGAGAGAAAAATTGGTAATTCCTGATAAGGTTGATATCGTTGCCCGTAAAAGACCTGAAAAGGTTGATGGCCAATACTTGCCATTCGATGCTCCTGAAGATGGAACCACCCCTATGCCTGCATTTGGTGACGGATTCAATATTCACGTTACCGGTCTCACTCACGATGAGAGAGGTTATCCTGATACCAACGATCCGGACACCCATCATAAATTGGTGGAAAGATTATGCAATAAGGTATTGATGCACAGAGATGAAATCTGTTCCGTCAAAAAGGAATTATGTGATGATGCGGATATTGTAGTTGTTTCCTGCGGTTCTCCATACCGTTCTGTTGGAGCTGCAATGAAAAAGGCAAGGGAAGAAGGCATTAAGGTAGGATCCCTTAAGATTGACACTCCATGGCCTTTCCCAGAAGAAGAGATTTATGAGATTGCCAAAACCGCAAAGGACATCATTGTTCCTGAAATGAATTTAGGTCAAATGGTTCATGAAGTTGAAAGGGCTTCCAAAGGAGAAGCCAATGTTCATTTGATTGGCAAGATTGGAGGAACCCTCCATAAACCTGATGAAATTTACGATAAGATTAAGGAGATCAATGAATAG
- a CDS encoding 2-oxoacid:ferredoxin oxidoreductase subunit beta: protein MVEKESPYKKYLREERLPHIFCPGCGNGTVMSTFFKGLEGTDIDFDNVAMVSGIGCSSRIPGYAKCDSLHTTHGRALSFATGLKVGNPDLDVVVFTGDGDAASIGGNHLIHAARRNINLTVICINNNIYGMTGGQISPTSPKGSFGTTAPYGSRDMPFDLAELVSAAGASYVARWTTTHPMQLSKAIQKGLENDGFSFIEVVSQCPTYFGRKNKMKTPLQMFEYIKENSVNKRRAEKMDEAELEGKIIVGEFTNNPHDELTDNVKKLVEENSDKPLAIKSAFEELD from the coding sequence ATGGTAGAAAAGGAAAGCCCATATAAAAAATATCTCAGAGAAGAAAGATTGCCACATATATTCTGTCCAGGTTGTGGAAACGGTACTGTAATGAGCACTTTCTTTAAAGGTTTGGAAGGAACAGACATCGATTTTGATAATGTTGCGATGGTTTCAGGTATCGGATGCTCTTCAAGAATTCCAGGTTATGCTAAATGTGATTCCCTTCACACCACACACGGAAGAGCATTGAGCTTTGCAACAGGATTGAAGGTAGGAAATCCTGACTTGGATGTTGTTGTATTCACTGGTGACGGGGATGCGGCATCCATTGGAGGAAATCATTTGATTCATGCTGCAAGAAGAAACATCAATTTAACTGTTATCTGTATCAACAATAACATTTATGGTATGACCGGTGGTCAAATCAGCCCTACTTCCCCTAAAGGAAGTTTCGGTACCACTGCACCTTACGGTTCAAGGGATATGCCGTTTGACTTGGCTGAGCTTGTAAGTGCAGCTGGCGCATCATATGTTGCCAGATGGACTACCACTCATCCGATGCAATTGTCCAAGGCAATTCAAAAAGGTTTGGAAAATGATGGTTTCTCATTCATTGAAGTTGTTTCCCAATGTCCAACTTACTTCGGACGTAAGAACAAGATGAAGACTCCATTGCAAATGTTTGAATACATCAAGGAAAACAGCGTCAATAAGAGAAGAGCTGAAAAGATGGATGAAGCGGAATTGGAAGGAAAAATCATCGTTGGAGAATTTACCAACAATCCACATGATGAATTGACTGACAATGTCAAGAAATTGGTTGAAGAGAATTCAGATAAGCCATTGGCTATCAAATCTGCATTTGAGGAGTTGGATTAA
- a CDS encoding 2-oxoacid:ferredoxin oxidoreductase subunit gamma — protein sequence MRTEVRIAGFGGQGVIMAGVIIGKAASLFDNKNAVQTQSYGPEARGGASRTEIVISDEEIDYPKVSSPDILVAMSHEALIKYMGDLKDEGVLIIDPDMIVEEEIVDFVKEHKIKLYRAPATKTATEDVGLRIVANIVMIGAIVKVTNLVSVDAAKQAILDSVPKGTEDKNIQAFEAGYALL from the coding sequence ATGAGAACAGAAGTTCGTATAGCTGGTTTTGGTGGTCAGGGAGTTATCATGGCAGGAGTCATCATTGGTAAGGCCGCTTCTCTCTTTGACAATAAGAATGCAGTTCAAACCCAATCCTACGGTCCTGAAGCTCGTGGTGGAGCTTCCAGAACTGAGATTGTAATCAGCGATGAGGAAATTGACTATCCGAAAGTTTCAAGCCCAGACATTCTTGTTGCAATGTCCCATGAGGCTTTAATCAAATATATGGGTGACTTGAAAGACGAAGGTGTCTTGATCATTGACCCAGATATGATTGTTGAAGAGGAGATAGTCGATTTTGTGAAGGAACATAAGATCAAGCTTTATCGTGCACCTGCAACCAAGACAGCAACTGAGGATGTGGGCCTCAGGATTGTGGCAAACATTGTCATGATTGGTGCAATTGTTAAGGTTACAAATCTTGTTTCCGTTGATGCTGCAAAACAAGCTATTTTAGACAGTGTTCCAAAAGGAACCGAAGATAAAAACATTCAAGCATTTGAAGCAGGATACGCTTTACTCTAG
- the sucC gene encoding ADP-forming succinate--CoA ligase subunit beta, with protein MKFFEHSAKKVFESEGIKILEGHVVYSPEEAMEVATEFGRPIVLKSQVLVGGRGKAGGIKFADNPGEAYEIAKELLTLEIKGEEVKHLLIEEKANIQREFFLSVSNDRANRTPIIMASAEGGVEIEELAKTSPEKIIRYNVNPLKEFLPYEAREIARKMGVGSELMSQIGAIIWKLYNVYDKYDAEIAEINPLILTDDGLIAADAKLEIENDALFRHQDQVKQNRFKQKDFAFVKLDGDIAVIGNGAGLTLTGMDMVTLFGGKPATFLDIGGGASDESIKKALNLVLNYPPVKVVFLNVLGGITRADDVARGVIAALEDNKWDVNIVTRLTGTNEEEGQRLLDEAGIPYEISLEEAAKKAVEMCNEIKAKEAGK; from the coding sequence ATGAAGTTTTTTGAACATAGTGCAAAAAAAGTATTTGAAAGTGAAGGAATTAAAATTTTAGAAGGGCATGTTGTATACTCTCCTGAAGAGGCAATGGAAGTGGCCACTGAATTCGGCAGACCTATTGTACTCAAATCTCAAGTGCTTGTTGGTGGAAGAGGCAAGGCAGGAGGTATCAAGTTTGCAGACAACCCTGGTGAAGCATATGAAATAGCTAAAGAGCTATTGACACTTGAAATTAAAGGTGAAGAAGTAAAACATTTGCTCATTGAAGAAAAGGCAAACATTCAAAGGGAATTCTTCTTAAGTGTTTCAAATGACAGAGCCAACAGAACTCCAATCATCATGGCAAGTGCTGAAGGTGGAGTGGAAATCGAGGAATTGGCTAAGACATCACCTGAAAAGATCATCAGGTATAATGTAAACCCACTCAAAGAGTTCTTGCCTTATGAAGCTCGTGAAATAGCTCGTAAAATGGGTGTTGGTTCTGAATTGATGTCTCAAATCGGAGCCATCATTTGGAAACTGTATAATGTTTATGATAAGTATGATGCTGAAATTGCTGAAATCAACCCTCTTATCTTAACTGATGACGGATTGATTGCAGCTGACGCTAAACTTGAAATTGAAAATGATGCCTTGTTCCGTCACCAAGATCAGGTAAAGCAAAACAGGTTCAAGCAAAAGGACTTTGCTTTTGTAAAGCTTGATGGAGACATTGCAGTAATCGGAAACGGTGCTGGATTAACCTTGACCGGTATGGATATGGTTACATTGTTCGGCGGAAAACCTGCAACTTTCCTTGATATCGGTGGAGGAGCCTCTGATGAATCCATCAAAAAGGCTTTGAACTTGGTTTTAAACTATCCTCCTGTTAAAGTAGTATTCCTTAACGTTTTAGGTGGTATTACAAGAGCGGATGATGTTGCAAGAGGTGTGATTGCAGCATTGGAAGACAATAAATGGGATGTTAACATTGTAACCAGACTTACAGGTACCAATGAAGAGGAAGGTCAAAGACTATTGGATGAAGCAGGCATTCCTTATGAGATCTCATTGGAAGAAGCTGCTAAAAAAGCAGTTGAAATGTGCAATGAAATAAAAGCAAAAGAAGCAGGTAAATAA
- the twy1 gene encoding 4-demethylwyosine synthase TYW1 yields MTFTKEEQAKLEYSGYRFVGEHGHAAVKTCHWTRKSMVNEGVCYKEQFYGVKSHRCLQMSPAVPFCNQKCSFCWRDLSQTRVEWEGEYDDPKTIIEGAIKAQNNLLCGFGGNKKVDRKKLEESKKPTNAAISLAGEPTLYPEIDELIGEFHRQDFTTFLVSNGMYWEKLGNLDNEPTQLYVSLDAPNEKVYKELCNPQINNAWNNLNNTLELMNSFENNTAIRITSVKGKNMINTEGYANLINKANPTYVEVKAYMFVGSSRKRLSLDNMPSHQDVRDFAQEIADKTGRELTKESEVSRVVLLE; encoded by the coding sequence ATGACATTTACTAAAGAAGAACAGGCAAAATTGGAATACAGCGGCTATAGATTTGTAGGAGAGCATGGACATGCCGCTGTAAAGACATGCCATTGGACCAGAAAAAGCATGGTGAATGAAGGAGTATGCTATAAAGAGCAATTCTATGGTGTCAAATCACATAGATGCCTCCAGATGTCTCCAGCCGTACCATTCTGCAATCAAAAATGCTCATTCTGTTGGAGAGACTTAAGCCAAACTAGAGTTGAATGGGAGGGAGAATATGATGATCCGAAAACAATCATTGAAGGAGCCATCAAGGCACAGAACAATCTTCTATGCGGATTTGGTGGAAACAAAAAAGTAGACAGGAAAAAGCTTGAGGAATCCAAAAAGCCAACAAACGCTGCAATCTCCCTTGCAGGGGAACCGACATTATACCCTGAAATCGATGAGCTTATTGGAGAGTTTCACAGACAGGATTTCACAACTTTCCTAGTGAGCAATGGAATGTATTGGGAAAAGCTTGGAAACCTTGACAACGAACCGACACAACTATATGTTTCCTTGGATGCACCTAACGAAAAAGTGTATAAAGAGCTTTGCAACCCTCAAATAAACAATGCTTGGAACAATTTAAACAATACTCTTGAATTGATGAACAGTTTTGAGAATAATACAGCTATACGAATTACCTCAGTTAAGGGCAAAAACATGATTAACACCGAAGGTTATGCAAATCTAATCAACAAAGCAAACCCTACATATGTTGAAGTGAAAGCATATATGTTCGTAGGATCTTCCAGAAAACGCTTAAGCCTTGACAATATGCCATCACACCAGGATGTCCGTGATTTCGCACAGGAAATAGCTGACAAGACAGGAAGGGAACTAACAAAAGAGTCTGAAGTCAGCAGAGTTGTCTTGTTAGAATAA
- the tpiA gene encoding triose-phosphate isomerase: MSLKTPVVILNFKTYLESSGKKALELAEALESAGEESGITMVAVPQAIDIYRIKDETNIPVLSQHIDAVSPGGHTGSNLFESFVASGIDGTLLNHSECRMTLADIAEIVKKTKEAELISCVCTNNIETSVAAATFSPDYVAVEPPELIGTGIPVSKADPEVVEGSVSKVKAINKDVKVLCGAGISTGEDMAAAIELGAEGVLLASGIIKAESPKDALLDLVSKI; the protein is encoded by the coding sequence TTGAGTCTTAAAACACCTGTTGTTATATTGAATTTTAAAACTTATTTGGAATCCAGCGGTAAAAAAGCTTTGGAATTGGCTGAAGCTTTAGAAAGTGCTGGAGAGGAATCTGGAATTACTATGGTTGCTGTGCCACAGGCTATTGACATTTATAGAATCAAGGATGAAACCAATATCCCTGTATTGTCCCAGCATATAGATGCTGTGTCTCCAGGCGGTCACACCGGAAGCAATTTGTTTGAAAGTTTTGTAGCAAGCGGTATTGACGGAACCTTATTGAATCACTCTGAATGCAGAATGACTTTAGCGGATATTGCTGAAATTGTCAAAAAGACTAAAGAGGCAGAACTCATTTCCTGTGTCTGTACCAACAATATTGAAACAAGCGTTGCAGCTGCCACATTCTCTCCTGATTATGTTGCAGTGGAACCTCCTGAACTTATCGGTACTGGAATACCTGTTTCAAAGGCAGACCCTGAAGTTGTGGAAGGCAGCGTATCTAAGGTTAAGGCCATCAATAAGGATGTGAAGGTCTTATGCGGTGCAGGCATTTCCACTGGCGAGGATATGGCGGCAGCTATTGAATTAGGTGCTGAAGGAGTTCTATTGGCTTCTGGAATCATTAAGGCGGAAAGCCCTAAGGATGCATTATTGGATTTGGTAAGTAAGATTTAA
- a CDS encoding phosphoglycerate kinase, producing MANFNTIDDFDVNGKTVLVRIDINSPVDPNSGIILDDTRMKLHAETIKELSLKGAKTVILAHQSRPGKNDFTTLEQHATVLSKALGLEVKYVDSLFSSAAREAIIALEPGQILLLENVRFFSEEQLKRSPEEEATSVLVKTLTPLVDYFVNDAFAAAHRSQTSLVGFTRTVPSAAGRVMERELTIIGDALENVQHPCVFALGGMKADDSIMVTENVLENGTADYVLVSGLVANIFIWAAGYDIKSTNKNFIEARGYLDMVDKCKDLIERFGDKIVYPTDVAVSVQGDRADVPVDNIPDASIFDIGRESLITYSKIIREAKTIFANGPAGVFEDPKFAIGTEDIINAIASSKGFSIIGGGHIAAATVNLGYGDKMDHISSGGGASIDMLAGNPLPAVVALEESKDLFDNQ from the coding sequence ATGGCTAATTTTAATACTATCGATGATTTTGATGTAAACGGCAAGACAGTTTTGGTCAGAATTGACATCAATTCTCCTGTTGATCCTAATTCCGGAATTATTTTAGATGACACTCGTATGAAATTGCACGCTGAAACCATTAAGGAATTGTCCTTGAAAGGTGCTAAAACTGTTATTCTCGCTCACCAAAGTCGTCCGGGTAAAAATGACTTTACCACATTGGAACAACATGCCACCGTTCTATCAAAAGCTCTCGGTTTGGAAGTTAAATATGTTGACTCATTGTTTTCATCTGCAGCAAGAGAGGCTATCATTGCCTTGGAGCCAGGTCAGATATTGCTTCTTGAAAATGTCAGATTCTTCTCAGAAGAGCAATTGAAACGTTCTCCTGAAGAGGAAGCCACTTCTGTGCTTGTCAAGACTTTAACTCCATTGGTTGACTATTTTGTCAATGATGCTTTCGCAGCGGCCCACAGGTCTCAAACCTCATTAGTTGGCTTTACAAGAACTGTCCCATCTGCAGCAGGCAGAGTGATGGAGAGAGAATTGACCATAATAGGGGATGCATTGGAAAATGTGCAGCATCCTTGCGTCTTTGCATTAGGAGGTATGAAGGCTGATGATTCAATTATGGTAACTGAAAATGTATTGGAAAACGGTACAGCAGATTATGTTCTTGTATCCGGTCTGGTTGCAAATATATTCATTTGGGCAGCAGGATATGATATAAAATCCACTAATAAGAACTTCATTGAAGCTAGAGGATACCTGGACATGGTAGATAAATGTAAGGACCTCATTGAAAGGTTTGGTGATAAAATAGTTTATCCTACTGATGTTGCAGTCAGTGTTCAAGGTGACAGGGCTGATGTGCCTGTAGACAATATCCCTGATGCTTCCATTTTTGACATTGGCAGAGAATCATTGATTACCTATTCCAAGATAATCCGTGAAGCGAAAACCATTTTTGCAAACGGTCCTGCCGGTGTGTTTGAAGACCCTAAGTTTGCAATAGGTACTGAGGACATCATAAATGCAATCGCTTCTTCAAAAGGATTTTCAATCATTGGTGGCGGACATATTGCAGCAGCTACTGTCAATTTGGGATATGGCGATAAGATGGATCATATCAGCAGTGGTGGTGGAGCTTCCATTGATATGTTGGCAGGCAATCCATTACCTGCAGTTGTAGCTCTTGAAGAGTCTAAGGATTTGTTTGATAATCAATAA